One stretch of Astatotilapia calliptera chromosome 3, fAstCal1.2, whole genome shotgun sequence DNA includes these proteins:
- the plod3 gene encoding multifunctional procollagen lysine hydroxylase and glycosyltransferase LH3, producing MSSSFLLRLLSLAFFQGAVWAEQRKLSPENLLVITVATEETDGFLRFMRTAQEFNYTVKVLGLGEEWKGGDVARTVGGGQKVRWLKKEVQKHSEKTELVIMFVDSYDVIFASGPEELLSKFSRMGHKVIFSAEGFCWPDQRLASKYPEVRTGKRYLNSGGFIGYAPEISAIVQQWKYKDSDDDQLFYTRIYLDKTHRTKFNMTLDHRSRIFQNLNGAVDEVVLKFERAKVRARNVAYDTLPVVIHGNGPTKLQLNYLGNYVPTVWTYETGCGICDDDLLFFNEDEQMPLVYVAVFIEHATPFMEEFLERLSTLNYPKTRIRLFIHNNVVYHERHIQKFWERHRSLFPDARVVGPEENLKEDEARTMAVEVCKKDPECDYYFSIDSDVALTNPDILRILMEENKSVIAPMLSKHGKLWSNFWGALSPEGYYSRSEDYIEIVQGKRVGLWNVPYITQVYLIKGSVLRTKLSQVSLYMDEGGMDADMVFCRSIRDQGVFMYVSNRDEFGRLVASSNYNTSRLHPDMWQIFDNPVDWKEKYVHENYSKIFEDEKTYVEQPCPDVYWFPAFSDKMCDHMVETMEDCGEWSGGTHKDERLAGGYENVPTVDIHMNQIGFEKEWLKFLKDYISPVTEKLYPGYYPRAQAIMNFVVRYRPDEQPLLRPHHDSSTFTINIALNRKDIDYEGGGCRFLRYDCKVESPRKGWSFMHPGRLTHYHEGLRVTKGTRYIMVSFVDP from the exons ATGTCCTCCAGTTTTCTTCTCCGCCTGCTGTCTCTCGCCTTTTTCCAGGGCGCCGTGTGGGCCGAACAGCGGAAGCTTTCTCCAG AAAATTTGCTGGTCATCACCGTGGCAACAGAGGAGACGGACGGCTTCCTGCGCTTCATGAGGACAGCCCAAGAGTTCAACTACACTGTGAAG GTCCTGGGTCTGGGCGAGGAGTGGAAGGGAGGCGACGTCGCTCGGACGGTGGGTGGAGGTCAGAAGGTGAGATGGTTGAAGAAGGAGGTGCAGAAACACTCGGAGAAGACGGAGCTCGTCATCATGTTTGTGGAcag TTACGATGTGATCTTTGCATCGGGTCCTGAGGAGCTGCTGTCCAAGTTTTCCCGTATGGGTCACAAAGTTATTTTCTCAGCTGAGGGTTTCTGCTGGCCTGACCAGCGCCTGGCCTCCAAATACCCCGAGGTGCGTACTGGGAAACGCTACCTGAACTCAGGAG GGTTCATCGGCTATGCTCCAGAGATCAGTGCAATTGTCCAGCAGTGGAAGTACAAAGACAGCGATGACGACCAActtttctacaccaggatctacCTGGACAAGACGCACAGG ACCAAGTTTAACATGACCCTGGATCATCGATCCCGGATCTTCCAAAACCTGAACGGAGCTGTTG ATGAGGTCGTCTTGAAATTCGAGAGGGCAAAGGTCAGAGCAAGGAATGTCGCCTACGACACGCTTCCTGTTGTTATCCATGGCAACGGACCCACCAAG ctgcagctgaacTACCTCGGTAACTACGTCCCCACGGTGTGGACCTATGAAACCGGCTGCGGGATTTGCGACGACGACCTGCTCTTCTTCAATGAG gaCGAACAGATGCCTCTGGTCTACGTCGCTGTTTTCATCGAACATGCAACTCCCTTCATGGAGGAGTTCCTGGAGCGCCTGTCCACTCTGAACTACCCAAAAACGAGGATTCGCCTCTTCATCCACAACAAC GTCGTGTACCACGAGCGTCACATCCAGAAGTTCTGGGAGCGACACAGGTCTCTGTTCCCAGACGCCCGGGTAGTCGGACCAGAGGAGAACCTGAAGGAGGACGAAGCCAGAACCATGGCTGT CGAGGTGTGTAAGAAGGATCCAGAGTGCGACTACTACTTCAGCATCGACTCCGATGTGGCTTTGACGAACCCCGACATCCTGAGGATCCTGATGGAGGAGAACAA GTCTGTCATAGCACCCATGCTGTCCAAACACGGAAAGCTGTGGAGTAACTTCTGGGGCGCTCTAAGCCCTGAAGGATACTACTCCAGATCTGAAGATTACATTGAGATCGTCCAGGGCAAGAGGGT aGGTCTGTGGAATGTGCCGTACATCACTCAGGTCTACCTGATCAAAGGCAGCGTGCTGCGGACTAAACTGTCCCAGGTGAGCCTGTATATGGATGAAGGGGGCATGGACGCTGACATGGTGTTCTGCAGGAGCATCCGAGACCAG GGAGTCTTCATGTATGTGTCCAACCGTGACGAATTTGGCCGTTTGGTGGCCTCGTCCAATTACAACACGTCCAGGCTCCACCCAGACATGTGGCAGATCTTCGACAACCCTGTG GACTGGAAGGAGAAGTATGTCCACGAAAACTACTCCAAGATCTTTGAAGATGAGAAGACTTATGTAGAGCAG CCCTGCCCAGATGTTTACTGGTTTCCAGCTTTCTCAGACAAAATGTGTGACCATATGGTAGAAACCATGGAAGACTGTGGCGAGTGGTCTGGTGGAACGCACAAG GATGAGCGTCTGGCTGGCGGTTATGAAAATGTCCCAACTGTGGATATCCACATGAACCAGATCGGCTTTGAGAAGGAGTGGCTCAAGTTCCTCAAAGATTATATTTCCCCCGTCACTGAGAAACTCTATCCTGGCTACTACCCCAGG GCTCAAGCCATTATGAACTTTGTGGTGCGTTACCGTCCAGATGAGCAACCATTATTGCGGCCACATCATGACTCCTCCACCTTCACTATCAACATCGCCCTGAACAGGAAGGACATTGACTACGAG GGTGGAGGTTGCAGGTTCCTGCGGTACGACTGTAAGGTGGAGTCTCCTAGGAAGGGCTGGTCCTTCATGCACCCAGGTCGACTGACACACTACCACGAAGGCCTGCGCGTCACCAAAGGGACCAGATACATCATGGTGTCCTTTGTCGACCCCTAA
- the LOC113019752 gene encoding putative protein TPRXL, with protein sequence MNSSAPPPPSSSSSSSSSSSPASTSTSIRAGKQTQLNSSSSSPPPPPFTLSLRSPELQAEFLRECRNKFKPHSDDSESSGVSSTTSPVASPFSLTPSSSPSSSSSTSPSPGFKDRQARLSLSSPELLSELKESKNRSLRHVPAQKGMTTVFSGRGRASRQASDSTTPTKPANPRVSR encoded by the exons ATGAATTCTTCAgcaccacctcctccatcatcatcatcatcatcatcatcatcatcatcaccggCATCAACATCTACCTCGATCAGAGCTGGGAAACAAACCCAGCTGaactcctcttcatcctctccccctcctcctccttttactCTGTCTCTCAGAAGTCCTGAGCTGCAAGCAGAGTTTCTAAGAG AGTGTCGGAACAAATTTAAGCCTCACAGCGACGACAGTGAATCCAGCGGGGTTTCCTCCACCACCTCCCCTGTGGCCTCCCCCTTCAGCCTCactccttcctcctccccctccagtTCTTCATCCACCTCGCCGTCCCCTGGCTTCAAGGACAGACAAG CTCGTCTGTCACTGTCCAGCCCCGAGCTCCTTTCTGAACTGAAGGAATCCAAAAACCGCTCCCTCCGACACGTCCCCGCGCAAAAGGGAATGACCACCGTTTTCTCAGGGCGAGGAAGAGCATCAAGACAG gcGTCTGACTCCACTACACCCACCAAACCGGCCAATCCGAGGGTTTCTCGCTGA